A genomic region of Eucalyptus grandis isolate ANBG69807.140 chromosome 5, ASM1654582v1, whole genome shotgun sequence contains the following coding sequences:
- the LOC104444436 gene encoding poly(rC)-binding protein 4: MAQPPPGHYPIYPPVPPPLNPVPVPVYGHHMPWPMPMPVPVPPPPPPPVPAPVPMYAGAPANAAGSKRRRDEGGAGAGADAAEDESSAAKRQAVAQDVIFRIVVPSRQIGKVIGKEGCRIQKIREETKATVKIADAIVRHEERVIIISSKDNDNNVTDAENALQEIATLILKEDDGNSEASKVGAVHVAANTLRLLIAGTQAGSLIGMSGQNIEKLRSSSGATITILAPNQLPLCASALESDRVVQISGDIPAVLKALEEIGRQLRENPPRQVISISPAYNYNLIRPAQPYVDPNSADYVTFEMLISETLVGGLIGRSGSNISRIRNESGATIKVYGGKGEQKHRQIQFGGTAQQVALAKQRVDEYIYSQLTQVDAQQLI, translated from the exons ATGGCTCAGCCGCCGCCCGGCCATTACCCGATCTACCCGCCGGTCCCGCCGCCGCTGAACCCCGTGCCCGTCCCCGTGTACGGCCATCACATGCCCTGGCCCATGCCCATGCCCGTGCccgtgccgccgccgccgccgccgccggtcccCGCCCCGGTGCCGATGTACGCCGGCGCGCCGGCCAACGCGGCCGGCTCGAAGCGCCGCCGCGACGAGGGCGGGGCGGGGGCCGGGGCGGACGCGGCGGAGGACGAGTCGTCGGCGGCGAAGCGCCAGGCCGTGGCGCAGGACGTCATATTCAGGATCGTGGTCCCGTCCCGGCAGATCGGGAAGGTGATCGGCAAGGAAGGGTGCCGCATCCAGAAGATCCGGGAGGAGACCAAGGCCACGGTCAAGATCGCCGACGCCATCGTT AGACATGAAGAGCGTGTAATTATTATAAGTTCTAAGGACAATGACAACAATGTTACTGATGCAGAAAATGCCCTACAGGAAATAGCTACCTTGATCCTTAAG GAAGACGATGGTAATTCTGAGGCATCAAAAGTTGGTGCGGTGCATGTGGCTGCCAATACATTACGGCTTTTGATTGCTGGAACTCAAGCAGGAAGTCTGATTGGGATGTCTGGACAGAATATTGAGAAACTAAGGAGTTCTTCTGGTGCTACAATAACAATTTTAGCTCCAAATCAGTTGCCATTATGTGCATCTGCTCTTGAATCTGATAGAGTAGTACAG ATCTCAGGTGACATCCCTGCAGTGCTTAAGGCTCTGGAGGAGATAGGACGTCAGCTGAG GGAGAATCCACCGCGACAAGTGATCTCCATCAGCCCGGCATACAATTATAATTTGATTCGTCCAGCTCAACCATATGTTGATCCTAATTCAG CTGATTATGTGACGTTCGAGATGCTGATATCGGAAACACTAGTTGGAGGTTTGATAGGTAGGAGTGGCTCCAACATATCAAGGATAAGAAATGAGTCTGGAGCAACGATCAAG GTTTATGGTGGAAAAGGCGAGCAGAAGCATAGGCAGATCCAGTTTGGTGGTACTGCTCAACAG GTGGCACTGGCCAAACAGAGAGTTGATGAGTACATCTACTCTCAATTAACGCAAGTGGATGCTCAACAGCTTATTTAA